CCGACTCCACCCACACCGCAGGTACGAGAATTCACCGAGCCCCGGCGCCAAGCCGAAAGCGCGCTTTTGCTCAATGTCCCATCCGGGTTGACCGCTTATTCGATCGGAAACCCGACGGATGAAGAACAGCTTTACCTGGAATTGATCAATCGGTCCCGGGCCAATCCGGCCGCCGAAGGCGCACGCTTCCGCGCCATCGACGATCCCGAGGTGCGTCAGGATATCGAGAACTTCAAAGTCGATCTCGACAAACTGGTTTCCGATTTCAACGCGATCAGCCCGGCGCCGCCGCTTTCGTTGAACGCGAACCTGACCGCCGCGGCCCGCTTGCACAGCCTCGACATGCTGACCAACCAGTTCCAGGGCCACGCCGGCAGCAATGGCAGCACGACCGGCGACCGCATCACGGCGCAGGGCTATCAGTGGAGCGCCTTTGGAGAAAACGTCTTTTCCAACGCCCGCTCCGTCTCTCACGGACACGCGGCGTTCGACATCGATTGGGGCGGAGGCGAAGCCAGCGTCGGCGGTGTACAAAACCCGCCCGGCCACCGCAACACGATTCACGACCCGGTTTATCGGGAGATCGGGATCGGCGCGATCCTGACGAGCAACGGGAAGGTCGGCCCGCAATTGATCACACAAGACTTCGCGAGCCGCAGGAATCCCACGCCGTTCGTCACTGGCGTCGCCTATTACGATCTGAACCAAAACAATTTCTACGACATCGGCGAAGGCATCGAAGGGGCGACGATCCTGGTGCAAGGCTCCCAGTTCTACTCGGTCAGCGCGGCGTCGGGCGGTTATTCAGTCCCCGTCCCTGGCAATGGAACTTACGCGGTCACGCTCGGCCTGCTGGGCGCGGCGGACGCGAGGAAAAGCGCCGTCGTCGCCAACAACCAAAATGTGAAAGTGGATTTCATGCCGGTCTATTCGCCGCCGCTGGTGTCCGGTCCGGACCAACCAGCCGTCGGACAAAACAACCGTTACCAGCTCACGGCTCTTGGCGGCGCCCAAAGTTACGAGTGGAAGCAAAGCAAACGCATCGCTGCCACGGAACGCGAAGGCGCGGAGAATGGAACCGCCAAAGTCGAGATTGTGGCGTCGGCGGGCTACGACGTGATCGACCGCGCCGTCCGAGCCACCGGCAGTTTTTCCTTTCATCTGGCCCACCCGCAAAAGGAAGATCAAATACTCACTCTCCAACGCCTTTACCGCCTTACTGAAACTTCCCAATTAATTTTCGCGAGCCGGTTGGGCTGGGCGGGCACGGCGCAAACGGCCAAAGCGCAAGTCTCCATCGACGGCGGTGTTACCTGGCAGGACGTGTGGATTCAAGTCGGCACCGAAAGCAGCGGGCAACGAGCCTTCAGCGTTCAGACCATTCCGTTGGACCGCTTTGCCGGAAATGAAATCCGCGTTCGCTTCCGGTTTGATTTCGGCAGCGGATCCTTCCTGTCCGACACCGATCCTGGAGTCGGCCTGTACCTCGATGACATCGGCGTGACCGACGCCGACGAACTGTTCGACGAAGTCGTGAGGAGCGTGCCGTCCGGCACGGCGTTCCTTTTCAATCCTCGTGAGACCGGCGATTACGCGTTGCGGGTGCGCGCGAGATTTTCCAGCCGCGCGATGCCCTGGGGACCGGCGAAACTCGTCACGACTCAGGTTGGCGGAAGTTCGATCGTGCGAATCACCGGTGTGGGCAAGGTCGGCGGCGGCCTGTTTCAAATCGACTTCGAAGTGACCGGAGCCGCCGCTTCAGGACTTGATCTGGAAAGCGCGAATACCCTGGACGGCTTCTGGACAACGGATTCCACCGCAGCCATTCTGCCTTTGGCTGAAAGCGGCAAGTTCCGAGCCGTCACTTCGATGGCGTCCGCCGCGCAGCGATTCTATCGGGTCCGGGCCAGATGATTTATTCATATGAGGAAGCTCCTGCGGTTCATCCTGCGGTTGCTCTTCGGTTTTGAAGCGCACAATACGTGCGGGCTGAGCACTCCCGGTCCCGTGCTCCTCATCCCCAACCACGTCTCCTGGCTCGACTGGCTGTTTGTCTATGTGAGTCTGGACACGGATTGGAAGTTCGTGACCTCCAGCACGTCCGCCGAAACGAGCTGGGTGCACAAAATGATCATGGTCAATCGGCGCACCTTCCCGATTGACCCCGCCTCGCCTTACGCGGTGAAACGCATGGCGGAATTTCTCCAGAACGGCGGCCGGCTCGTGCTCTTTGCGGAAGGCCGCATCTCGCTCACCGGCGCTTTGATGAAGTATTTCGACGGCACGGGATTTCTCCTTTTCAAAACTCACGCCCGCGTCATCACGTGCTACCTGCGCGGCGCCCAGCGCCTGCGCTGGGTCCGCCACTCCGGCTGGACAAAATGGTTCCCGCGCGTCTCGGCCCATTTCAGCGATCCTCTGCTACCGCCCAAACTCGAAGACGTCAGCACGAACCAGGCGCGTCAACGCCTGACCACCTGGCTTATGGATCAGCAGGTCAAGCTGCAGTTCGACGTCGAAATGGCTCATGGCCCCGCCACGCCGCTGGCGGCCATCGCCGAAACCGCCCGCCATTTGCCGAAGCAGATCGCGCTCGAAGACGCGACGCGCCAGGCCGTGACGTATCGCCGGCTGATGACCGGCGTGAACCTGCTCGCCAGGCAATGGGCCAACTTGTTTGGGACCGAATCCGGCCAACGCGTCGGCGTCTTGCTCCCCAACGTCAATGCCAATCCCGTGACGGTGCTCAGCCTCTGGGCCGCCGGCAAAGTTCCCGCGATTCTGAATTACTCGACCGGACCGGCCACGATGCTGACTTGCGCGCAACTGGCCGGCCTCCGCCACGTGATTTCATCGAAGAGTTTTGAAGCGCGCGCCCGGCTGCATTTGCAGCCGTTCCGCGACGCCGGCATCGAGATCGTTTACCTGGAAGACGTGCGAGAGAGAATCCCCGGACTGGCCAGAGTTCTGAAGCTGATGAGAGAATGGCTTCACGCATCACGTTTCACGCCTCACGCCCCGCCCGCCTCCCCCGCCGTCATCCTCTTCACCAGCGGTTCCGAAGGCATCCCCAAAGGCGTCGAACTCACCCACCGCAATCTGATCGCCAACGTGCGCCAGATGCTCTCGGTGATCGATCTTCAAGACGACGACCGCATTTTCAATGCGCTGCCGCTCTTTCACAGCTTCGGCTTGACCGTAGGCACCTTGCTCGCCCTGGTGCGCGGCGTGTACATTTTTCTGTATCCGTCTCCTCTGCATTACCGCGTTGTTCCGGCGGCCGTGTATGACCGAGCATGCACAGTGATGCTGAGCACGAACACGTTTTTGAACGGCTACGCCCGCAAAGCGCACCCCTATGACTTTCGCAGCGTCCGCCTGTTGTTCGCCGGCGCGGAAAAACTCCAGGAAGCCACGGCCAGCTTTTGGGCGCGGCGCTTTGGGGTACGCATTCTGGAGGGCTACGGCGCCACGGAATGCAGCCCGTGTGTCAGTGTCAACACGCCGTTGCGTCCTTGCTTCGGAACCGCGGGCCGCATTCTGCCGGGGGTCGAATACCGGATCGAACCCGTGGAAGGCGTCAGCGAAGGCGGCCGCCTTTTCGTGCGCGGCCCGAACCTCATGCGCGGCTATTTGAACCCGGACGCCAACGCCAGGTTTCAAGCGCTGAACGGGTGGTACGACACGGGCGACATTGTGAAAGTTGATGCCGAAGGTTACGTGCACATTCTCGGCCGGCTGAAACGCTTCGCCAAGATCAGCGGCGAAATGGTGAGCCTCACCGCGGTTGAAGAAGCTTTGGCCGGCGCTTTCCCGGAATATGGGATTCGATGCGAAGTGGCCATCCTGAGCCGGCCCGACGAAGAGAAAGGCGAAGCGTTGATCGCCGTTACGAACGAATCCCGCCTTCAGACCGACAAGATGCGCGGCGCGATTCGCGGCAAAGGGTTATCCAATTTGTGTGTTCCGCGCGAAGTCCGGTTCCTCCGGGAGATCCCGAAACTGGGCACGGGCAAAGTGAACTATCGCGAGCTGGAAAAGCTGGTTTAGGCAAGATTCTGCAGCTTCTGAATCGACACGGCGTGGAGTTTTTAGTGGTGGGCGGTTACGCGCTCGCTTTTCATGGTCACCCGCGTTTCACCCGCGACCTGGCGACCTGGACCTCTTCTGTTGCCAGACCCCGGACAATGCGGCGAGGATTTTGCGGGCGTTCCAGGACTACGGCTTTGATCAACTCACGTTGACGAAGGAAGATCTTCTGCACCCAACTCTGAACTACAAGATCGGATATCCTCCGAACCAGCTCGACTTGAATCCTGCCGTCAAAGGGTTGACCTGGGACAACGCCGCCGCCTCAGCCGTAGCCGGCCACGTGCTGGGCCAACCCGTTTGATTTCTGAGTTTCGACACATTGATAGATTCCAAGACTGCCGCCGGCCGTCCCCAAGACCTCGCGGACTGAACGTTTGATGAGGGCGATGGGAGACGTCTGAGAGCCTGATTGGCTTCCCGCTTTTGAACCTGACGGTAGGGCGAGCCTGTCCCCAGCGAGCTGGTCCGGCCGTGTTCCACGCACGTCGAGCGGCTCGCCGGGACGGACTCGCCCTACCGGGACGTTCCAGAAAGTCTAACGCCTTTTGATTGGCGCAAACCGCAAAGCTCGCACATCGGCCAGCTCACGCTTCAACGGTCCTTCCGGACGCATCAGCACGCGATTGATTCCGGCGCGGAGCGCGATTTGGCCGCAAACATATTCTCGGAATCGATCGTAACCGCCGGAGGATTGGACGGCGGCGATCAATCGGCCCCCTTCCGTTTCAATAGCAAATTTGTCTCCCGCGGAAGCGTCGTCGGCTGCCAGTTCCACCCAAACTTCGTAAGTGCCCGCGGTCGGAATTTCCACCCGCCATTCGGCCACGTCTTGCTCGCGGCGCCAGGGGGCCAGGATGTCCAGCGAGGGACGGTAGGCGAGTTCGCGTCCGTGCGTGACGGCGAATCGTGCGGACAGGCGAAACTCGCCCTTCTCGTCGGGGCGAATGATTTCGGGGAAACGCGCCTTGATCAGGTTGCTATGGGCGCGTTGCACTGCGTCCCTGAACTCCGTGCGCAATGGGTTCTGTCGGTCAGGGACGGAGTGGAATCCGTCCTTACCTGGCGGCTCGGCCAATTCCTGGACGGTCCAGGGCAAGGCGCGAGATTCCGTTTGGCGGCGGACCTCTGCGACCAGGCTCGGAGCAATTGGCTCGGCGGCGTTGTCCCAGGCGCGCCGGATAAAAGTCAGAATGCCCGCAAGCTTCTCGTCGTCCAGAACCGGGCCGAAGCTGGGCATGTGCAAATCCCATTTCTGGCCGCTAACCTCGACCGGGCCGTATAGCCCGTGCAGGACAATCCGAGCCAGGCGCTCGCTCGAACCGGTGACCCATTCGCTTCGGCTGAGCGGCGGCGCGACACCGGCGAGGCCGCCGCCGTGCGGTTGATGACACGCCGCGCACAAGGCGGCGTATTGTTGCTCGCCCAATTCCGCCAGGCGCTTTTGCTCGGCCGTGAGCGGCTGGGTATCCGTGATTCCGGGACGCAAAGCGGGCGCGCCGGGCCAGGTGAAAAACGCGTGCAATCGAAAGGCGCGTTCCCGCAAAGCCGGGTCGGAGGACCGCGCGAGCTTCGTGAGAATCACAGGTTGTTGCTGGAGGGAAATTGGCTGGATGCCCTGGAGATCGCGGGGCACGCCGGCCAACAGGCCGTCGCACAGCGCATCGCGAAGTTCACTCCGGTCTGTGGCGAGCTGATCCAGCAGTCGCTCGATGCGATCCGGCGCAGCTTCGTCCACGACGGCCTGGGCCAGCCACGCGATCATCCGGCGCTGATGATCGGAGAGGGTCTGCCAATCGCGAAGGCTCAGAAGCCGCGAGAGGAACTCCAGTTCCCGGCTTTGCAGGCCGGTCATCGCGGCCGCGCGAAAGAGACCATGTTCATTATTGGAGACCAGCCGGGCTCGAATCTTTTCGCTTTGTTCTCCAGGAAATGCCCCGGCGGTGAGCAGGATCTGCAAACGCACGGCTCGGCTTGGGTCCTTTTCCATGCGAGTCAGCCGGCCGAGGAATTGGCGGGCCGTTTGATCGGAACTGGTTGAGGTGTTTGGCCGGGCGATCAGTTGTTCGCCAAGACGCACGGCGGTGGCACGGACCGTTTCGTTCTTATCGTCAAGCGCCTTCAACGCGGATTTCACGTCCAGCGCGTCCATGCCTTCGAGGGTCCAAAGCGCGTGCTGACGAGCCAAAGGGTTGATCCCGCGCAAAGCCGTTTTCTCCAGAGCAGGGATAGCGCGGCCATCAGCGCGTTCCGCCAACAATCTCTGCGCGGTCAGCCGCCACCAGGCATTGGAATGGCCCAGCAGGCTTGCGAGTTCGAGAGATGAGGCGGCGGAGAGCTTTGGCCGTTTTCGATTGATGGGCTTGCCCTCGTGGACAACGCGATAGATGCGGCCCATGTCGAGGCCGTCATCCAAATGGCGCTCCTTAACTTGCTTCTCCAGGTAAGGCACCATGAAGATGACGTGCTCGATGATGCCGTGATACATGTCCGCGACATACAGCGCGCCGTCCGGGCCCACGCGAGCGTTCACCGGACGAAACCGCTCGTCGGTGGAGGCCAGAAATTCCTGCTCCGCCGGATAAAAGCGCGCGGCTTGCGGCGCGATGTCACCGGAAAGCCGCAGGCGGCCGATCAGGTGTCCCCCGGCGTCCGGGACGAACACATTGCCGTGAGCGTCGGCGGGAAATTGATCTCCGTTATAATAGCAAGTCCCGGAGACGACCGTGTAGGTGCGCAGCCGTCCGTCTTCGCGCAATTCCAGAGCGCCGAGTGTGATTTGGGGCGTGACGCGGATCGGGAAAATCTCCTGAGCAGCCCGGGCGATATTCGCGTTCACTCCGAAGTCACCTCGATCGCGCCCTCCGCGCTGATAGGCCTTCAGAAAGTTTTTGTTGCGCAGCAAGTATTCGGCGGGAATCAAATCGGCGTGCAGGGCGGAGCTTTCGTAACAGGTCATGAACCGGCCCGCGTCGTCGAAAGTCACGCCGAATTGCCCGCGATGGATCGCCGGCTCCTCGATCAATTGGCCGTCCACGAAGCGATGGCGGGCGGGCCAGTCCGACGAGTGCAGCCAATTGTCCAGGCCGTAGCGCAATCCATTGGCGGTGTGCTGGGGATTTCCCGCGCGGCCGTAAGTGCCGACTTGCACCTTTGAGTCGCAGCGGAGATCCGCGTTCGTGTCCTGGCAAAACCAGAGCTTGGGAGGTTCAGCGATCAGCACGCCGCCTTTCACGAAAGCGAGCGACCGGGGCATGACGAGGCGATCCAGGAAAACGGTCGATTTGTCCGCGCGCCCGTCTTCGTTCCCATCCTCCAGCACGACCACGCGGCAAATCGGATCGCCTTCGCCGGTGCCCAGGAGGTCGCGCATGTAGCCCTGGTATTCCACGACCCAGATGCGGCCGTCGGGATCGAACTCGAAGAAGATCGGGTTCTGCACCATCGGTTCGGCGGCGACCAGTTCCAGCCGGTAACCGGGCGCGACGCGGAAGGTCTTCAGGGCCTCTTGGGGATTGAGCGGCGGAGCTGGTGGAACTTGAATGCGCTGGAGAAGCTCGTTCGCCTTTTCCCAATCCGCCCAGCCGGTCAGCTCGGAAGGCGGCCGGCTGCGGGGGCGCTCCGCGGGAATTGTTTGGGCAAGGGACGGAGAAGACCCAAAGGCAACCGAGAGAAAAATGACCCAGAGCATGGGGCGGCAGAGCCGCAACCAAAATCCGAAATGTGCCGAATCTCCAATCGAAATCCGCATGGCTCCTTTTAAGCGGCGCACCGGCGTGGAAGCAATCTCCGACTTACCGAGCGCGGCTGACGCGCACGATGGATTGATGCCTGCCTGAACAGAGTTTTGGACCGCGGATTTCGCAGATTACACGGATTGAGAAGCGGTCTTACTGTGCAGATCGTGGGATTGACGACAGATCGACCGGAGAACCGTAGCTATACAGATTTTCAATCTGCGGTATCGCCGATTTCCAATCGGCAGGGCGCCGGCAAGTCCCAGCGGGCTCGGACTGGGAGAGGCCCCGCAGAATACAATTCTGCGATACGGCAGAGTGCAACTCTGCGCTACGAGCTTTGTCGTCCATCCCGCGGACCAAGCAGTATCCGTGTAATCCGTGTGATCGGTGGTTGATCCAGGTTCGTGAGGAGGGGAAACTTTGAACCTGAAAACCGGGAGTTGGGAATGGCCGCCGCTATTGAAAACTGGTTTTGCCTCACCTATCTTTTGCGCATGGCTGAGACGGCCGAACCGCCAGTGTTGCCCGACGTCGGGCACGAAGAGAAAACCGATTCCCAAGAGGATTTGGAGCCCGGCTTTCTCGTGATTTGTTGGGATGACCCGGTGAACTTGATGGATTACGTCACGCACGTGTTTCAGGTGGTGTTTGGGTGGGCGAAGCAAAAGGCGGAGTCTCACATGCTTCAGGTGCACAACCAGGGCAAGAGCGTCCTCACGCGCGAGAGCATGGAACGGGCGGAGCACTACGTGCATCAACTCCAGAAATACAGTTTGCACGCGACCATGGAGCGCGACTAGGTGCACCTGCTCAGATCGGAGCGAAACCAGTTCGTATTTGAAATCGGCAAGCGCGAGAAGCGTCTGCTGCAGGACACGCTGAGGCTTTATCCGTTGATCCCGGCTTCCCACCATCAAGTGACGCGGCTGGGCGATGGAGACAAGATGGAATCCAATCAACGCTTGCTGGAAGAGGCGCTCGCCGAGCAGCGGGCGGGAAACAAGAAGCAATTGGAGGCGATGCTGAGCGAGGAAGGCCGTTTCAAGGCCGTCAAAACGGGGTTTCATCTGACTCTCACGCCGCCGCAGACCGAATGGCTACTCCAGGTGCTGAATGATGTTCGCGTCGGATGCTGGCTCCGGCTCGGCCAGCCGGACGAGAAGAAAGGCAAAAACATCACCCTGACACCGGACAACGCCCGCTATCTGGTTTTCATGGAAGCGTGCGCCCATTTCGAGTCGGTCCTTCTCAGTGCGCTTGAGCATTAGCCTTCCCGTAGCGCAGATTTGTAATCTGCCGTATCGCGGAATTGCATTCCGCTTGGCGCCGACTCGTTCGAACGCTCTGGAACCTGTCAGCGCGCTGCGGATTGCACATCGGCGATACAGCAGAGCGCACCTCCGCGCTACGGCGGAAGCCACGCCAAACACATACGTGCGGTCGGAACACGCAAGGGCGCGTGTGCTCCCCAGGTTCGATTGAATCGTTTTGGCTGAGTTTGCTCCTACCGCCGGAGCGGTTCGTCCACCAGCGGATTGAAGAGTTTGAACGGAAGGCCGTTGGTCGCCAACCGGCGCACGTCAGTGTGACCGTCGAGAAAGACCACGGAGGTGCGGCCCAGATGGCGCTTGTCGCGCGCGTGAATCATGCGCGGCTGCGCGTTGGTGCGGCCCGTGGGCGAGAAGGTCGTGTGGCTTTGGTCCCAGACATTCCAGCCGCCGTAATCGCGAGGATTCAAGGCGCCTTCAGTATTTACTTCAAAGATATACGCCAGCTCCGTCGCGCTGCCTGGCACCCCCGTCACCTTCTGGTAAGGGGCGGTGTCGTACTGCCGCGTCGCCCGGAACCGCTCAAAGTTGATCGTGTTGACCGTGTAGTGGAGGAAGAAGGGATCTCTTTGGTTTGGTTTCGGGCGAACCGATGGGCATTGATACACGGGAACCTGTTTGACCAACGTGTGGACGTAATTCGGGTCCCGGATGCGGCGCGTGTCGAGCGCGGGACCCGCAACATAAGGGGCGAGAAGATTGGCGAAGAAGTAGCCATCCGCAAAAATGTCGCCGGGGACATAATCGTCATGGTCCATGGCGTACATCTGGGTTGCGAGTCCCAGGTTCTTTAGGTTGGTGAAACACTTGGTCGTCCGGGCTTTGTCTTTGGCCCGGCTCAAAGCGGGCAAAAGCATCGCGGCGAGGATCGCAATGATCGCGATCACGACCAACAGTTCGATCAAGGTGAACGCTGGCGATTTCTGGCCGGCTTCAGTTTGATTCACGAGTGGCGGTCTTGGATGCCAGCTTTGACGCTTCGGGTTTGTGGCATGAGGCATAAATCGAGCAAACGACGATTGGAATACGGGAATTATCGAGCATCCCTGCCGATTTGTCACCAGTCCAATTGTCCTGGCTTCTGACAGAACTTTTGGCCGTGCCCAGTTCCTGCGCCGGAACTGGGCGTGAGGCGAGATACGTGGCGAACACGGTCGGAGCTTCGTTCTGCGGCGCTTCCGGGAACGTCACCTCCAGGCAGAGCAATGCTCCCAACGGTAGAATCCGGCGATATGGGCGATTGAAACGGTTTTGCATACAAGAAAGAGAAGGCTGACAGACCGGCAGCTTCCGCAACAAGGTAGGTCTTGGACGCAGAAGCGAGTGAGAGAAAACCGGATGCGTGTCGGCCGTCCTCTTGCTCAGCCGGAGCGATTTCAGTTGGAACTTGGGAGCACACGCGCCTCGCGTGTGCCGACTGGCGCCTCGCCTGTCGGGTCCTCTTTGGAACCGCGGCACTGAGCGGGACGGTTCAATTCGATTGAATGGAGTCGGCGAGGGCGCCGATTCCAGCACGCGGGGCGCGTGCGCTCCCGATCCGATCTGAACCGTTCCGGCACAAGAGCGCGCTTTCTTTGTCCGGGGAGCAACTTTACAGTCCGCTCTGTGCCGAACGCGGACATCAAATCTTTGACGCGGGAAGAACTCCACGCCCAGTTGTTGGCGTGGGACGAGCCGCCGTACCGCGTCGCGCAGGTCTTGGAGTGGCTTTACGATCATCGGGTGACAACCTGGGCCGCCATGAGCAATTTGCCCGCACGATTGCGGGAGGTGATGGCGGAACACTACTCCCTGCGTCCGCTCAACCTGGTCCAAAAGCAAGGTTCCCGCGACACGACGCAGAAATTTCTCTGGCGTTTGTCCGACGGCGCGCTCATCGAGAGCGTGTTGATCCCCGCGAATCCGGCGCTCTACGGAGCGCCCAGCGACCGGCACACGCTGTGCGTTTCCACGCAGGTCGGGTGCGCGTACGGCTGCCGATTCTGCGCCAGCGGACTGGAGGGGTGGAAGCGAAACCTCTCGGCGGATGAAATCGTCGAGCAGACGCTGGCGGTAGAACGCTGGCACGCCGCCGAGAATTTCAAATCTCAAATTTCAAATCTCAAATCGAGCGGAGCAGGAGAACGGCTCAAATCGCCGCGCCTGATCAATAACCTGGTGGTCATGGGCATGGGGGAACCGCTGGCCAACTACGAGAATCTCCTCAAAGCGTTGCGGATTCTGAATGCCCCCTGGGGCGGCAACATCGCGGCGCGCAAAATCACGGTTTCGACGAGCGGTTTGGCGCCACAAATCCGCCGGCTGGCAGACGAGCCGTTTCAATTTCAGCTTGCGCTCTCGTTGCACGGCGCGACGGATGAGGTTCGCAGCCGGATCATGCCCGTGAACCGAAAGCATCCGTTGTCTCAGTTGCTCCCGGCTTGCGAGTATTACCTGGAGAAGAAGAACCGTCTGATCACGCTCGAATACATCCTGATTCGCGGACTGAACGACGGCGGGGATCAGGTGAAACCGCTGGCTCAGTTGGCGCATCGCCTCCGGGCCAAAGTGAATTTGATTCCCTACAACCAGGTCGATGGCCTGCCTTGGGAGCGTCCCGCCGAACCGGATCAGGAGCGTTTCCTTTCCGCATTGGCACGGCTGAAAGTCAAAGCCACCCTGCGCCGCGAAAAAGGCCATGACATCGACGCCGCTTGCGGCCAGTTGCGATTGAAGACGGAAAGCAGAGAGAGATCTTCGCCCGTTTCAACCCTGCCGTTGAATTGAGGCCTTTGCGAAATGGCTCCCACTCGTAACCCTAATCTTAATCTTACTCTCGGTGATGCTCACACCCAAAGGATTACGATCAGGAGTAGGATCAGGAGCAAGAACACACCTCAGCCGTGACCATCGAAATCATCAACACCGGCACCGAACTGATGCTCGGTTCCGTGCTCAACACCCATCAACAGTGGTTGTGCCGCGAACTCGCGAATCTGGGCTACACCGTCGAGCGCCAGGTGGCGATTCCCGACACCGGCCCAGCCATTCGCGAGGCGGTGCGCGAAGCGTTGTCGAGATCGGACCTGATCATTACCACCGGCGGTTTGGGGCCGACTTCGGATGATCTCACCCGCGAATTGATTGCCGACTTGCTGGGCCGGGCGTTGGACGAAGACGCGGGCATTCTGTCGCGCATCGAAAAATTTTTCGCGCTGCGCAGGCGGCCTATGCCGGATCGAGTCCGCGTTCAAGCGTTGGTTCCCGAAGGGGCAACGGTTGTGCCGAATCACCACGGCACCGCGCCGGGGTTGCTCCTGGAGATTCCGTCCGGGCAGTTCCGAAAAGCGGATCGCGCTTCGTTTCTTCTCATGTTGCCCGGACCGCCGCGGGAGTTGTATCCGATGTTCACCGAGCAAGTGGTTCCCCGGTTGAAAGAGATTCTGCCGCTCGAACATCCTTTTGCCTCCCGAACGCTCAAAACCTCCGGCCTGGGAGAATCGATGATTGAAGAGAAAATCGCCGGGCCGTTGGAACCGCTGGTGAACCGCGGATTGGAGGTCGGGTATTGCGCCAAGTTCGGTGAAGTGGAAGTCCGTCTGGCGGCGCGCGGTGCCGAGGCCGAACCGCTAATTCGGGAGGGCGAAGCCATTGTTCGCGGCCTGCTGAACAAACACATTTTTGGATCTGGCCCCGACCAGTTGGAAGGCGTGGTGATCCGGTTGCTCACAGAACGAAACCAAACACTGGCGACGGCGGAGTCGTGTACCGGCGGCTATATTTCAAGCGCGTTAACCAATGTCTCCGGATCGTCGGCGGTCTTTTTGGGAGGCGTGGTCTCCTACAGCAATGAATCCAAGCAGCGCTTTCTTCACGTCAACCCGGCGACGCTCGAACGACACGGCGCGGTCAGTGAAGAAACCGCGCGCGAAATGGCTGAAGGAATCCGCCAGCAACTCGACACCACTTACGGGCTGGCGGTGACGGGCATTGCCGGGCCGACGGGTGGGACGCCTGAGAAGCCCGTGGGGACAGTTTATATCGCGCTGGCGGGGCCGCCTCGGACGCTGGTGCTTCACTTTCTGAATCCGTACGACCGCGCGACGTTCAAGTTCATGACCTCGCGGCAGGCGTTGGAGCTGGTGCGGAGAACGGTCCTGGAGGCGTAGGGAAGGGGGTGGTGGAGAACTGGAGTGCTGGAGTATTGGAGTAATGGTGAATTCGCAGCACTCCAATCCTCCACTACTCCACCACTCCAATCATCCTCTGCTCCGTGTCTTCTGCTTCATCCTGCGTCGCCGTTACTGCCGATGGCTTCGACGGGGCAGCCTTCCATGGCTTCCTTGCACTGGGTTTCTTCCTCCGGGCTTTCGGGTTGCTTGTACACGAAGGAGTAGCCGCCGTCGTCGTTGCGCCGGAAATTGGAGGGGGCGGTTTCCCGGCACAAGTCACAGTCGATGCACTGGTTATCCACATAGAACTTGCCGGTTACGTTGTCCGGATATCGGTTTGCGAGGTCAGCCATAGATGTTGCGCCGTAAAATCGGCTCCATATACGCGGTTCATTTCTCAAAGATCAAGTCCCCAATTCCCGGCTAACCAAAACTCCCCAAAACTCCAAGACTCCGAGTAAAGATCAGCGCTTGACCGGTTCGGGCG
The Verrucomicrobiota bacterium genome window above contains:
- a CDS encoding AMP-binding protein; protein product: MRKLLRFILRLLFGFEAHNTCGLSTPGPVLLIPNHVSWLDWLFVYVSLDTDWKFVTSSTSAETSWVHKMIMVNRRTFPIDPASPYAVKRMAEFLQNGGRLVLFAEGRISLTGALMKYFDGTGFLLFKTHARVITCYLRGAQRLRWVRHSGWTKWFPRVSAHFSDPLLPPKLEDVSTNQARQRLTTWLMDQQVKLQFDVEMAHGPATPLAAIAETARHLPKQIALEDATRQAVTYRRLMTGVNLLARQWANLFGTESGQRVGVLLPNVNANPVTVLSLWAAGKVPAILNYSTGPATMLTCAQLAGLRHVISSKSFEARARLHLQPFRDAGIEIVYLEDVRERIPGLARVLKLMREWLHASRFTPHAPPASPAVILFTSGSEGIPKGVELTHRNLIANVRQMLSVIDLQDDDRIFNALPLFHSFGLTVGTLLALVRGVYIFLYPSPLHYRVVPAAVYDRACTVMLSTNTFLNGYARKAHPYDFRSVRLLFAGAEKLQEATASFWARRFGVRILEGYGATECSPCVSVNTPLRPCFGTAGRILPGVEYRIEPVEGVSEGGRLFVRGPNLMRGYLNPDANARFQALNGWYDTGDIVKVDAEGYVHILGRLKRFAKISGEMVSLTAVEEALAGAFPEYGIRCEVAILSRPDEEKGEALIAVTNESRLQTDKMRGAIRGKGLSNLCVPREVRFLREIPKLGTGKVNYRELEKLV
- a CDS encoding c-type cytochrome translates to MRISIGDSAHFGFWLRLCRPMLWVIFLSVAFGSSPSLAQTIPAERPRSRPPSELTGWADWEKANELLQRIQVPPAPPLNPQEALKTFRVAPGYRLELVAAEPMVQNPIFFEFDPDGRIWVVEYQGYMRDLLGTGEGDPICRVVVLEDGNEDGRADKSTVFLDRLVMPRSLAFVKGGVLIAEPPKLWFCQDTNADLRCDSKVQVGTYGRAGNPQHTANGLRYGLDNWLHSSDWPARHRFVDGQLIEEPAIHRGQFGVTFDDAGRFMTCYESSALHADLIPAEYLLRNKNFLKAYQRGGRDRGDFGVNANIARAAQEIFPIRVTPQITLGALELREDGRLRTYTVVSGTCYYNGDQFPADAHGNVFVPDAGGHLIGRLRLSGDIAPQAARFYPAEQEFLASTDERFRPVNARVGPDGALYVADMYHGIIEHVIFMVPYLEKQVKERHLDDGLDMGRIYRVVHEGKPINRKRPKLSAASSLELASLLGHSNAWWRLTAQRLLAERADGRAIPALEKTALRGINPLARQHALWTLEGMDALDVKSALKALDDKNETVRATAVRLGEQLIARPNTSTSSDQTARQFLGRLTRMEKDPSRAVRLQILLTAGAFPGEQSEKIRARLVSNNEHGLFRAAAMTGLQSRELEFLSRLLSLRDWQTLSDHQRRMIAWLAQAVVDEAAPDRIERLLDQLATDRSELRDALCDGLLAGVPRDLQGIQPISLQQQPVILTKLARSSDPALRERAFRLHAFFTWPGAPALRPGITDTQPLTAEQKRLAELGEQQYAALCAACHQPHGGGLAGVAPPLSRSEWVTGSSERLARIVLHGLYGPVEVSGQKWDLHMPSFGPVLDDEKLAGILTFIRRAWDNAAEPIAPSLVAEVRRQTESRALPWTVQELAEPPGKDGFHSVPDRQNPLRTEFRDAVQRAHSNLIKARFPEIIRPDEKGEFRLSARFAVTHGRELAYRPSLDILAPWRREQDVAEWRVEIPTAGTYEVWVELAADDASAGDKFAIETEGGRLIAAVQSSGGYDRFREYVCGQIALRAGINRVLMRPEGPLKRELADVRALRFAPIKRR
- the clpS gene encoding ATP-dependent Clp protease adapter ClpS, with product MAETAEPPVLPDVGHEEKTDSQEDLEPGFLVICWDDPVNLMDYVTHVFQVVFGWAKQKAESHMLQVHNQGKSVLTRESMERAEHYVHQLQKYSLHATMERD
- a CDS encoding DUF1559 domain-containing protein; its protein translation is MPHATNPKRQSWHPRPPLVNQTEAGQKSPAFTLIELLVVIAIIAILAAMLLPALSRAKDKARTTKCFTNLKNLGLATQMYAMDHDDYVPGDIFADGYFFANLLAPYVAGPALDTRRIRDPNYVHTLVKQVPVYQCPSVRPKPNQRDPFFLHYTVNTINFERFRATRQYDTAPYQKVTGVPGSATELAYIFEVNTEGALNPRDYGGWNVWDQSHTTFSPTGRTNAQPRMIHARDKRHLGRTSVVFLDGHTDVRRLATNGLPFKLFNPLVDEPLRR